Proteins from one Aquila chrysaetos chrysaetos chromosome 5, bAquChr1.4, whole genome shotgun sequence genomic window:
- the IMMP2L gene encoding mitochondrial inner membrane protease subunit 2 isoform X2: MAQAQGLGKRYVKAFFKGFFVAVPVTVTFLDRVACVARVEGASMQPSLNPGGRQASDVVLLNHWSIRNYDVQRGDIVSLVKYRSGVS; the protein is encoded by the exons atGGCACAGGCTCAAGGTTTGGGGAAGAGATACGttaaagccttttttaaaggtttctttgTTGCTGTTCCAGTAACCGTGACTTTCCTGGATAGAGTTGCCTGTGTAGCAAGAGTGGAAGGAGCATCAATGCAG CCTTCTTTGAATCCTGGGGGAAGACAAGCATCTGATGTAGTGCTCTTAAACCATTGGAGCATTCGAAATTATGATGTACAACGTGGGGACATTGTGTCATTGGT